From the Porites lutea chromosome 5, jaPorLute2.1, whole genome shotgun sequence genome, the window gtttatactactaccacaaaaggtttgtaattttcacatgcaggtatttcaaattaagctgaaataccactgctctaagccaatcaaattgcagaaatttctcatgtagtagtacaAAGCCTATCATTTTTTGTAATACAGTCCATGTATACAGTACTTGTATTCTGGCTTCGATTCAGGATGGGCCAAATAAGTGATGCTTGGTCTTGCAGTGGAAAGTTTTGTTTGGCCCATTGCTATAATTGTCTATACATACCAACCGAAAATTGTCAAAAGTTTTAGCAAAATTAATCTTAGAAACGATGCCATGAAAGCACCAGTTCTGctgataattataaaaaaagaacaagttttGCAAATTACTCTCACCTTTTGTCATTGAAAAACCATCCTAGGTTATCAGCTATCAAGTGATTGTTGTTAAAGCCAGGGCATTTGACGATAACCACTCCTTTGGTATAAGCTTGTTTACTGATTACCTTCCTCGATCGTGTGTCGCATACTTTGCACGTAAAACAAGTTGAAACTTGGAACTCTGTTCAATCAAGCCCAGTTTAGAGGCATTATTCTGTGCGTAGCCGCAAAGAGATCTTTTACAAAATAAGATTATTCTAGTTTGTGGTAAATAACTTGTAGAACGAAAAATGCTGTTTACTAAAAGATGACGGGAAAAGTGTCGATACAAGCAATGTGACACTCGCCACGCAAAAATCACCGCCATCTTGTGAAGAGCAGTTTACGTGTCGTGTATACTGGTCCTGAAATTTACTTTGCCGCTGAATTAAACGCGGGCGTCCAGTACATTTCGATGAAAATTGTACGATGGCAGTTAGGTCCAGAACTATGCTTGAACGAGTGTTTCCCATTTATTCAGGGATACTAAATACATCAAAGCCGTTCAAATTTATCTGCCAAAGGAACTTAAGTCAAGCTCAAGCCAACGACGCAAAGAAATTACGGGCAATGGTAAATGTGTTTGTACTCTTATGTCGCTGTTTCAGCTGATCATCAAGTTATTTTAGCTCAATTATTACGCTTTTGGTTTCTAAGACAGATGAGTATTACAGatgggaattttttaaaaaaaatgatttgatttataattaaaaataattatttaaaaatgacGTAAAACTCTGAAAGCCTTGAATATGTTCATTCAATCTACTAAATAACAGGACGTTACAAATCGATATTTTTGATGCTCGATTAAAATCGATAATCGATTATgatttatcgattgatatcgaaAATCGATGGAAATCGATCGGTCGAGTTTTTGTCATTATCGATGTTATCGATTTCTGTATTTAAACGATTGATTTTATCGATTTTaatccaaaaatataaaaaacataaaaaaacataacaacTCAATAAGTCAACATACGTACCGCTCGCTAGTACAGCttcgaatggaaaaaaaaaagaatgactcTAGGCAAATTTGTgattatcgatttttatcgatttttatAACTAATCAATCAACAAATATCGAGTATTATCGAGTACTATCGATTAATCAATTACGTTTTCGATGATCAATAATTTCGATCAATTTGTGACGTGCTGTAAATTATGACGTAGGGGCCCAGCTTGCCCAGGATAGTCCATACAAACTGTAGACCTGCCACTGCTGTTCACTGACTGTCATGATAATTCACATCAAAGATCAGGATGTAATAAATTCATGAGCAAGTCACAAAACGACAACTTAAATGCAATGGCtgacttaaaaataaaatccagAAATATTTCTAGTGCATAGTTTAAACGCTGCTTTCCTCAGCAAATAATTATCATTACAAGTATACCTCTAATTGTTACCCATCCTTAAACTTTTGCCAGTTTTTATGGTAGTTTTTTGCTATTTATTAGCAATCTTCTTGATAAACTTCTGTTGGATTTCTCAGCATTAATGAAAGGTACACTGTAACTGGTCAAGTCGCCTGGAGTTATGTCACCTGATACCAGAGTTAAGTTGCCCAAAATGCTGAGTGGAGATGtcgcctgaattttttcaggtgaTAGTGCACAGGGAaacaaagttattttttgttgaataaaGAGTGTCAGTGTCTTGTTCTTTAAACCATAAGGAGACAAAAGAAGGGGAATGAATGTGTAACATACGTTATTTTTTAAGGGATGATGAGATGAAACAAGCAGTATAAATGTGTTATATATCACGCTCTTGAACCATTGATCAGCAATGAAACAAGGGTGATCAATGAGTACTTATCACATTCTTTAATCTTCGATGGTACAGAACAAGTGCAATAAATGTGTAATAAGGATGCAAGGATGTTTTTCAGTAAGATGAAATTTCGAGCCACATATTCAGCATTTCAGGCGACTTGACTAAAAATTTTGAGTGACATAACTCTGATTTCAGATGACATAACTTCAGGCAACATGACTTTCGGGCAACTTGACTATAAACCTAATGAAATTTTGTGTCACTGAGTTTTTCTCTGTTGTTACTGCAGGTTGTTGGTTTAGGTAACTACACCCTGCCTAATACAAGGCACAGTGTAGGGATGCTTGTAGTTGACTGTCTAAGCCAACAGCTGGGCACATCTTGGCAATTTAACAGAAGATCACTGGGTCATGTGGCTGTAACAAAAGTGAATAATCGTCAGTTAATAATGTTGAAACCCACTCTGGCAATGAATGTAAATGGCAAAAGCATTTCAAGGACCGGTGCATACTTaccaataataatgatattataataataatactgtgaaaggtttgtaCCCAGCAGTCATTTCGTAGGTGAAACATGATTGTCCGGGTGAagatagtcctgaataggagtGTTGTTGCCcattgacagtgactgacgttttgacaaccagtgctgtagtcatcttcagagtaaaAGTGAGTTGTCTCACGTCTGTTGATGGTATTAatctctggttattgacctgattggtcaattaagtcacTATGTTATTGGTTGTTTGTCAATTAAGCCACGAAGAACATTAATTTGGCTATGAAGACTGGTAATGTTATTGGTGCGTTTTGATACACGTATCGACACAGTTAAGCAGTAGTTTTTGGTTattcaaattgtcagttgtcatGTTGTTCTCTTGTAGTTGTTTTTGCTTGATTCTGTCAGTAAGTCGTTTCTACAGTGGCGGTAACTATTGACTACGATTCAGAATATGTTGTACATGTCGCGGAGACCAGTCGCTTTGGTGTTTTGTCTGTAATAATTATAACAGTGtgtatatatattattttttccagCTGCAATGTTTAATGTGAATCCCTGCAATGTCATTCTTGTGCATGATGACCTTGATAAGCCTGTTGGGAAATTCAGTTTAAAACATGGAGGTAGTGCAGGGTAAGTACATTACATGTAGTATATTACAACCTGCAGACTATTTATTTACATTGGAACCCAGCCTGCATTATAGACACCTGTATACCTaatattataggaaattaacgtgaatcgttaaaattcacgttaatttaagtcgcgttaattttgttgagcgttaatttccccAATGTTAATTaagcgctcttaatttccagtattttaaccccagtTTTGGAACCTGTTCAGACATTCTTGACATCTAAAAAACATTagctacaagctttctttctttccatttaccctttatttttcatttttcacaaaagctaaggtgAAGGTTtccaatatttcgagttcatcttcatcgtttgttgctgtcagaagtgatgtcagctcagttttgttcagttttgaatttttttgcatccagtgttgaaataaatttgttcccgatgtcaccaccaactgtgtcttaatcgcgttaatttccgtTATAtaatgaaattctacctcctcttttgtgttaattttcttcattcgaaagttgtttttcattaaattcgatttaatttaagtcgcgttaatttccaataccttaatttcatggagcaataatttcctataataaggtatactCTTCTCCCAAGTGTCAACCCTGCTTTACAGACACTGCTTATCTATGCACTGTCTATTATTGAGTATCTCACCATCGAAAACCCAacagaaacagcaaaataatgTCCTTTCAAGGGTTCTGTCATGTTTTGTCTAATGTTCAGTCCACTTGGCTGAGTCGAAAAGTAAAATCCTTGGTACAAAGTAAGTTACAGATTCCATCGTTGTACTTCAAGAACCATTGTTGAAAGGTAGCTTTATTCTAGACTGAGGCTGGGGTGGCTGATAGTGAAGTTTCTTTAGGATGGACTTGTTACAGCCTCTGCTAAGAAATTAAACAacgttttctctttaaaaatgtCTGTGTTAGTCTCCAGATTGATAAAGTATATGCCCCCAGCATGCtaagaaagtcatgtccgatagcccgaggcaagtggattttgctatcgggctagtggtttttgttcttaacttgcgtgatgggcaagtgctgttttttgggaaaattcaaattacagaaggattgtaaccaatcctgctaatcaaaaagggttttggggctagttgaagtGACTTGTGGGCTTGTAcgtgctagctacagcttgcctgaatgtgTGCCCctgatgtttttattttttctgagaGCCTGCTGTTTAATACAGAGACCTGGATAATATGGACAAGCATTTCCCCTTGGTTCAAATGCAATGTATAAGTTATTTGTAATATGATAGTTGACTACCAGAAACACTTGAATGCACATTTTTATAGTACTGTCATACTACAATGCAAGCTGTGTGTGTgctaacttcaaaaaaaaagaagaatttcaactcaaaataaaattacatgTACCTTAAAAACTAGTgtgcaaatttatcttggacATAAAAATAATTAAGATTTTCTTTGACTGTCTGTAATAGCCGTGTACTGTTCTGTATGCTTAATGAGGTCTCATGATTTTATGAACATAACTACACTTTACTACTAGACAGAGTTCCATGATGGTGAGATGATTCATCAAtcattctaacttttgaatctatAGACAGAAACGTATTCAAATTTAACTATTTCAGCAAAATGTTTACATAGATCAAACGAACTATTATTATGGGCAGAAGGGTTTATATCTGGTTCCACAATAAAACAACTATTGACACAACTCTGCAATACAGTTCAATGTACATGTAAGGGGGGATGGTAAGTTGTGCTTTCTTGCAGCCCTTCACATTCGTATTTACTCAATGTGGATGTCaccattttttttcatattatttatttttacccCTGCCATGTGAAATAGAAACTGTCCTGTACCTTACATGTAGCTTTCCAAGAGTTCAAATTTTTtactatttatttttcttttttcagaggACACAATGGTGTTAGATCAGCAATTGCGTCACTCGGATGTGATGTAAGATAGATTGATAataatgttattgttattgtaggCATATACTGGAGCCCACAGACTAATCTTGGTCAGCAGGACTTTTAATGTGGTTTTTCCAAAAACTGTCCACATTCTTAGGATACCCATGTTCTGTATACTAATATGTGTGGTATGTGGCCATGAAAGGCCCTGGTGCAGAATCTAAGGTCCAGTTGATGTCACAGTAATCACGTGAATTCAAATGCAAGTGATGCAATAATATTAATTTGATTCCGCAAAAATGCACTTATTAAATTCAGGTATACCCGTTATGTACTAAATGCGAGACTTAGATCTATTCACCTTGCTGGCCAGAAACCTGtaccaagaaaaataaattagagCTTGATCGCAGCTTAGTGCAGGACGAGTCTTCGTTAAGATACTAGTGATTGCAGAGTGATAAGCTACAGGGTAATTCAGGTTACACTACAGTGCATGTTTTTTATATTGTCAATTCCAAGCATGTTACATCGTTTGTCATCTGGAAGCTCGATAagtttttttcatgatttttttatcacatttcatCGTTGGCAGGATAATTGTATCTAAGCCACTGTAAAATTAAATCTTTGACTTCAATATTAGTTTTGTTTAATGTGTTGTTCAATTCACTGTCCATGTTGACGATCTGCTGTGATTCCTTTTGTTGATACTGGAACTTAAAGGGCTTTGTAAGATTCATGTACAAAATTGTGAAAGTGGTTCTCAACATCAACTGCATCCAAGGTACAAGAACATGTTTGCCTGCACTTCCTAACCTTTGGTTAGTGCTAGtataactattatttttatgttGATTTAAGGCACATACATGATGGTGATAAATGATATTTGtctattttcttatttatttacccttataatttgtttgtttcttttcagaCCCCAAAAAGGGTGCGAGTAGGAATAGGAAGACCTAATAACAGACATCATGTGACAGCATATGTCCTGAGCAGTTTTGAACCATCAGAGATCCCAGGTATACAGGACACAGTTGAACAGTGCTGCAAGGTCCTCATGAATGAGCTCCATTCATTAATGAGCCAAACCAGTGACCGTCAAGATATAGGGCCTCCCAAAAAAGACACTGTTCAGTATCAACTACAACTATGAATTAACCACAACAAATGtaaaacaagttttaatttattGCAGAAGTTCTGGAGTTTGCCTGCTTCCAGAGATGATAATTTTTGGAATAATATtgtaaatattgtttaaaaggaTGTTacattttgttcaattttatatTAAACATAAGGATTGAGCCTACAATTCATTTTTAGCCTCATTTTTTTCCTGAATGTTATCTCTGTTATTCATTACGCGTGTCAGTCCGGCAACTCGTATACCATGGTGAGCGAGGACGGGAAGTTAACAAGCactgttcaagcaaatcatACCCCACTGTGATACAAGAGGGGAAGGGGAGAGGTGTATTCAAACATATATGTAAACTTTTCATAATACCAGTTCTTGTGGCCCAGATTATGAAAAGAAGTTAGTAGTGtttacaataattacaataaatgGTTTCATCCTACTTCCAGGAGCTCTCTCCTCCACACAGGCCTCTTTGTGTCATAGGggagggaggctggggagaaagaaaaagaaagcgcggctagactgcaaaacagtcggtttttttctccaaaatcccgtaaagaaatcggtaaagcgtggcgtaagagtcttacgcgcgcgaagcgcgcgagcctcacacgccttGTTTGGCAGCTCAcgctaacctgagatcaggcccaattttagcggttctcatacattctctctaacggttttcgtttcgccttgcccgccggaatgttattacaaagcgaaacgaaaattgagcatGACCTCAGGTTAGctcacgcgtacttgaatacgcaaacatacggactgttttgcagtctagcgAGCGGTTAGTCTTACGATTTTTGTTGGGATGCCCTGCACGAGTCTTTGCGAAGGAGAGAGTTTCAGGAGTCAAATAACGCCTGGGATCTCCACTCCCAGAATCCTAGAATTGTCttctttaggggtttaattcaattttttgtaaTTGATTGCCCGTTCAAAAAGCAGCCCGTGAGACAGGCGTTTCATGgggaagggaaaagggagaTATAGATTGCGCGAAAGCTAGTTGAATGTGTAGGATATTAAGAACGGATAATTCAGTTTCTCTTCCTGACTAAACTAGGAAACTCCTCATTATCTAAGCTCAGTGCATAATATTATGTATATGCAAGCGGAAGTAGTAATAATATCGTGAAAAAACTTTAATTGTTCGATCTGTTCCATTTCAATTTTATCATTTCACTGCATGGGAAAGCTAAGCAGTCAGCAGATTGGATGAAGACGATAAAGGATTAAAATTGTCATTCAGATAGGTCTTCTCAATTTAAGTTTAGAATTGACTAATGTGGGTTATGTATGTGGGTTATGGGTTAGCATCTGAGGGACTGAAGGGCGGACTTCTGCAGGTGGGGTGGGTACTCAATATACATTTGTAATTgactattgtttttaatttttggaatgttctcatgttttatatttttatcagcatctCTGCTAATGTGGTCATGCATTTCACTCATCCAGTTTCGTTGTTCTATATATGGATTGTTGTAAGGATGGGGAAGAAGGGGTGAGTAATGTAAAATAGACCACATGACGCGAGTGGTGTAAAATTGTATTATTGCAATTGTTCACCAGCCTACTCTTTGTTGGTCAGGGAGAGACTCGTTCAACAAAACCACGCGCCTCAGCTTCTTCCGCGTTACTTCTCGTAATTGTTATGCATACTAAATAAGATCCAACCGTAGCGTTTTTATGCTTTAGAAAACCACTTCTTCTAAACTTTTCTAAATCTACACAGAACAGTACACAACTTAACATGGCAATTGGCATGACCAATTAAAGTTACTACAAACGTAAGGTCTACACCATTAAAACGTTCGGAAATGTGGAATAACGACAATAAGTAATTCACATTCAGCCTGAGGCGGGAGTTCCAGGATGAAGAATTGGGGAATTTGCATTCGGTTAAGTTTACGTGTATGCCATAAACAAAAACAGGTTATATGAAAGAACTCGCGGAAAACTTTTTCTGACTCAAGTAAAATATCAATAGTAAGAAGATCTATTTTTTAGCGTACATGTCACGGCACAGAAGACCTTTAAAAGTTAGAAATTGATACAAGAAGATGATTTACCGGGGGTAATTAGTAAGGACAGTTCAATTGctctgtatgctgatgacagtaAAATGTATAGGGTTGTTAGTACTCAAGAAGATCTGTCTACTTTTCAAAGTGACATAGATAAAATTTCAGATTGCTGTAAGATGAATAAGATGAGAATTAATACCAAGAAATGTAAGATCGTGCGAATAACCAGGAAAAAGTGGCCCTTAGTCGGGGAGTATAATATTGAAGGTCAACCTTTGGAAAGTGTTAATGTGTATGAAGATTTGGGATCATTTCCTGCGCTAGTAATCTTTCATGGAATCAACACGTAGATAAAATAACTGCTAAGGCTAATAGGGTTTTAGGGTTGGTTAAGAGGACTTGTAGGGACTTAAAGGATATTGATACCATGAACACACTTTATTGTAGTCTTGTGAGACCTTTATTAGAATACTCATGCGAAATTTGGCACCCTCATACTAAACGTAACATTGATAAATTGGAGGCTGTTCAGCGAAGAGCTACCAGACGGATCACTAGGtgtgatgatgattatgatactagactatctaagctaaaattgttgtcattatctaataggaggttcactagagatgttacatttttttaatgtaattaatggACATTATGATATTAACATTTCAAATAAGCTTATATTTTGTAAGGACAGAAAttgaggaaaaatgacacacaggaccttgttccaaattttagtagaactgatggttttaaatatagtttttttaaccgcgttgtagatgaatggaatggtttacccaatcatattagagaataaaacagtattgcaactttcaaaagaaatgttttaagctttattaaggataactagaacatttatatttctatttgtatatatttttcttacattttaatCAGTGGGGGCATCCCTAGTATGGCGCATTGGCGCTTTTGGTTGTCCCCTtctccacaatttttttttcttctttttttttcttatagtagtgttagcttatttcatttcattatttgctggtAATGTAGTGGAAAGAATctataataaacaaataaacaaatcttaaatgttctggcaatgttcaaagtgtttgagatgaccgactTCTGCATCTGCTCAAGTACGCTCCGTGCTCTCGCTCCTAGTAGTTTCCTCACCGAGTTCTCTAGCTAGGTGTTTAGACTAACCACTCAGTACGTCAATTATTACGTTGAACTGTTCAACCCTGTAACCATTGTATCTCTGCTTCAGCTCCCACATCATGGGCCcatacttgagtgtcttttcctcatctttctTAGCTCTACTCTCAATCCAAGGGCAGCTCATTTCAATTGtgcagacttctttcctctcgTGGCTGACAAGTCGCGCGTCGAtctgcttattattattattattattattattattattgttattactattattattatcgttgttgttattatcatcatcatcatcatcttgcAGCAGATTGAGATGATATCATTTAGGGAAGTGACTTTCAAGCAAAGATCGAGATTCGCATTTTACGTTATTAGAGACGGGGGGAaggtaactctattgttttccaccaaagtttcttgacccactccgcctgccagtatgacgtcacatagtaacgggcaagagcctcgggtcgcttgtgcaaattagcaagggatacgacagttaTTTGAACGAGCGAGGTCGAGGGAAAGCTAAGAGgcaaatatcgctatatatcgcATATTTGATCGACATGATCGAatgtgtgtgagctttggtgttgctataatctgcttgtgtaaaccgttttgatatttcaGTGTCCGTGATTGTATAATATTGTGAATTTGTTTGGCGGGCCttgttgcgggatcgccatctatttcacgggaccggcaaggtcagtaaaacttaaatcttttttttctctaaactaggcaaggtctagtctccagaataggaggttccattcacagaCCACGCATGTTTgtatttcattcattcttttgctaattaaatggGCGTAACTTTATGTCATTCCATTCGAGTGTgggcctctgttgatctcctaattctccaccaaattcagtaaagctagttcgatcgattatCTACGTCGAGTCGGCCCGTTTTTCTAATCATGGCggtgcagtggtcaaggagttgcttgcacgtgcagataaaccgggttcgactcccggcgacgctgatttttgttttttgttccgtttttaccgtttttcctgtttggtttctttttttaacactatattttcttttggcttgtttttctttattcttactgctgaccctgctggtcatgcacttggatcaatatatattttaggCTTAAGTCCagagttttattttggaaaagggatttcaaaagctcttgatctgcatactggccaaGCTTACGACCAGATAAGAACCATAAGCCCTGTCAAGacatgtccctcctctgaaaaagctgaatttttttcaatgttagttgacatcatgaCGAAAAACACACAGCATACCACAAACTGTGCTAATTTACACCCAACACCCACCAGTGACCCACTGGCGAAAGttaaacttgccttttgtacatcgTCTTAATCATCAATACTATTACCCTAAATCTCCACTGGGTTTGtcccaaaaaaaataattagacgaaaccttttattggttttcgggatttaattacataattacaggtgtatgcccaatacagtattaaaatgcggtaaagcaacaagattcagTGGTCAAAGTCTCTCACAACTACCTGTCATTAAGCTTCGTCTTTCAACGTTACAGCTAAGCAAACTTTGAGAGAAATGATATGGGGCTCCACTTGCTCTGAAGAGCAGAAAATAAAGTAAAGAACCTCCTATCGCTGTGTCTAAACTCCTCaatcttgctgtgcactggccctcaaaagtgCGACCGGTCAGTATGACCGGTCAGtatgattgcccgtaaaatttgctcgacgatagaagggaatctttaaaattcatgacttcactggacatttcattccaaaaaagtacctaagtctagttttctatgacaatagaaaccttaaaatctccaaatccaagaaatcggaacagtatttCCGTGATAAAATCGAAATTCTTATCTGTCTCCTCGATGAACACTttgcccgccattttgaaagtcactgacGCGAGATGAGACGTCATACGGGTaggcggactgtaccacagatttccttAGAGACATCACAAAGTAttcaaacatcaaagttgaaatcTAGCAGGTCATTTCCTGGTCCTTTGTCACAGCTATGTTTCAAGATATCTTCCATGCTTGCTTCTTTGATGCCAAACGGTAAATCTTTCCACTTTTTAAACATCTTTCGTGGTTGATCCTCTTCTGGAAACTCCAGAACAAAACTGCGAATCTTGATACACAGCCACTCCACCCCGCTGATAAGAGCTGTAACACCCCAGTCCTCACCACAATTCTTGCAGAAAATCTTCTTGTTCATTTCTATGCCATCAGTTTTCTTTGGCTTGTTATGATGTTTGATATCCACC encodes:
- the LOC140938730 gene encoding probable peptidyl-tRNA hydrolase; the encoded protein is MAVRSRTMLERVFPIYSGILNTSKPFKFICQRNLSQAQANDAKKLRAMVVGLGNYTLPNTRHSVGMLVVDCLSQQLGTSWQFNRRSLGHVAVTKVNNRQLIMLKPTLAMNVNGKSISRTAAMFNVNPCNVILVHDDLDKPVGKFSLKHGGSAGGHNGVRSAIASLGCDTPKRVRVGIGRPNNRHHVTAYVLSSFEPSEIPGIQDTVEQCCKVLMNELHSLMSQTSDRQDIGPPKKDTVQYQLQL